A genomic region of Aureimonas populi contains the following coding sequences:
- a CDS encoding amidase family protein, whose amino-acid sequence MTELWRLSGSQIANLVRLGEVSASEVARDALARLDAVNPAINAVVDHRPEHVLERAARVDEAIARGDETGPLAGVPVTIKINIDQAGFATSNGLRSKAGLIAKENNPVVDGFLAAGAVPLGRTNTPAFSCRWFTNNQLFGPTRNPRDPALTPGGSSGGAAAATVAGIGCIGHGNDIGGSVRYPAYACGIHGLRPGLGRVPTYNASGPDRTIGFQLMSVQGPLARTIQDLRLGLHAMSRRDMRDPWCFEAPPAGRNPQLAALCLRPDGIDIAPEVEAALIDAAGRLRDAGWTVVELDALPPIREASLIMHTLWVADAPEQKIAEAEAEGDPGAVSAMRGAVELVGPVDVAAFSAALTRRANMVREWLLFLERYPVVLMPVSSELPFEDEIDLPEKKGFRHVYERQHFMAGPPVIGIPALTVSTGMAGRSPVGVQILAGRMREDLCLAAGEAIEARGTPPMPIDPLAG is encoded by the coding sequence ATGACGGAACTTTGGCGCCTTTCCGGCTCGCAGATCGCCAACCTCGTAAGGCTGGGCGAGGTTTCGGCGAGCGAGGTGGCGCGCGACGCGCTGGCGCGGCTGGATGCCGTCAATCCGGCGATCAACGCCGTCGTGGATCACCGGCCCGAGCACGTTCTGGAACGGGCCGCCCGGGTCGACGAAGCCATCGCGCGCGGCGACGAGACGGGGCCGCTCGCCGGCGTGCCGGTGACGATCAAGATCAATATCGACCAGGCGGGCTTTGCCACGAGCAACGGCCTGCGCTCGAAGGCCGGGCTGATCGCGAAAGAGAACAACCCGGTGGTGGACGGCTTCCTCGCGGCGGGAGCCGTGCCGCTGGGACGCACCAATACGCCGGCCTTCAGTTGCCGATGGTTCACCAACAACCAGCTTTTCGGCCCGACCCGTAACCCGCGCGACCCGGCGCTGACGCCCGGCGGCTCCTCGGGCGGCGCGGCGGCGGCCACCGTCGCGGGCATCGGCTGCATCGGCCACGGCAACGATATCGGCGGCTCCGTGCGCTATCCGGCCTATGCCTGCGGCATCCATGGCCTGCGCCCCGGCCTGGGGCGGGTGCCGACCTACAATGCCAGCGGGCCGGACCGCACGATCGGCTTCCAGCTCATGTCGGTGCAGGGGCCGCTGGCGCGCACGATCCAGGACCTGCGGCTCGGGCTGCACGCCATGTCGCGCCGCGACATGCGCGATCCCTGGTGCTTCGAGGCGCCCCCCGCCGGCCGCAACCCGCAGCTCGCGGCCCTGTGCCTGCGCCCGGACGGAATCGACATCGCGCCCGAGGTGGAGGCCGCGCTCATCGACGCGGCCGGGCGGCTGCGCGACGCGGGCTGGACCGTGGTGGAGCTGGACGCGCTGCCCCCGATCCGCGAGGCGAGCCTCATCATGCACACGCTGTGGGTCGCCGATGCGCCGGAGCAGAAGATCGCCGAGGCCGAGGCCGAGGGCGACCCGGGCGCCGTATCGGCCATGCGCGGGGCGGTGGAACTCGTCGGGCCGGTCGATGTGGCCGCCTTTTCCGCCGCGCTCACGCGCCGCGCGAACATGGTGCGCGAATGGCTTCTCTTCCTCGAACGTTATCCGGTCGTGCTCATGCCGGTCTCCTCCGAACTGCCCTTCGAGGACGAGATCGACCTGCCCGAGAAGAAGGGCTTCCGCCATGTCTATGAGCGCCAGCATTTCATGGCGGGCCCGCCGGTGATCGGCATCCCGGCGCTCACCGTTTCCACCGGCATGGCGGGCAGGAGCCCGGTGGGCGTGCAGATCCTCGCCGGGCGGATGCGTGAGGATCTGTGCCTGGCCGCCGGGGAGGCGATCGAGGCGCGCGGAACGCCTCCTATGCCGATCGACCCCCTCGCCGGCTGA